A portion of the Streptomyces platensis genome contains these proteins:
- a CDS encoding ABC-F family ATP-binding cassette domain-containing protein produces MSMSSASSAASIVCTGLGFTWPDGSPVLEDFPLAVGPGRTGLIGLNGAGKSTLLKLIAGELTPTAGSIKVAGEVGYLPQHAPLDTALRVDQALGIATARAALHAIEGGDASEEHFTAIGDDWDVEERARATLDQLGLPGIDLDRTIGEVSGGESVLLRLAALLLRRPDVLLLDEPTNNLDVAARERLYTAVSGWSGVLVVVSHDRELLERVDRIADLRDGEVHWYGGNFSAYERALAVEQEAAERMLRVAEADVQRQKRELADAQVKLARRVRYGNKMNAQKREPKIVMNERKREAQVSAGKHRIMHTERLKEARDRLDEATEAVRDDDEIRIDLPHTAVPPGRTVLTLHDLQARYGVHADLEVRGPERIALTGHNGSGKTTLLRTVAGAIPPESGTAETHVPYRFLPQRLEVLDPALTVAENVARFAPDATNNRIRARLARFLFKGARADQLAGTLSGGERFRASLAALMLAEPAPQLLLLDEPTNNLDLASVRRLVTALESYEGALLVVSHDLTFLRDLGITRWLSTEDGELTDIAPL; encoded by the coding sequence ATGTCCATGTCCTCCGCCTCGTCCGCCGCCTCCATCGTCTGTACCGGCCTCGGCTTCACCTGGCCCGACGGCAGTCCCGTCCTGGAGGACTTCCCGCTGGCCGTCGGCCCCGGCCGCACCGGCCTGATCGGCCTCAACGGGGCCGGAAAGTCCACCCTGTTGAAGCTGATCGCGGGCGAACTCACCCCCACAGCCGGCAGCATCAAGGTCGCCGGCGAGGTCGGCTACCTCCCGCAGCACGCCCCGCTCGACACCGCCCTGCGGGTCGATCAGGCGCTCGGAATCGCCACCGCGCGCGCCGCGCTGCACGCCATCGAAGGCGGCGACGCGAGCGAGGAGCACTTCACCGCGATCGGTGACGACTGGGACGTCGAGGAGCGCGCCCGCGCCACCCTCGACCAGCTCGGACTGCCCGGTATCGACCTCGACCGCACCATCGGCGAGGTCTCCGGCGGCGAGTCCGTCCTGCTGCGGCTGGCGGCCCTGCTGCTGCGCCGGCCGGACGTCCTGCTGCTCGACGAGCCCACCAACAACCTCGACGTGGCGGCCCGGGAGCGGCTGTACACCGCGGTGTCCGGCTGGTCCGGTGTGCTCGTCGTGGTCAGTCACGACCGCGAACTCCTCGAACGCGTCGACCGGATCGCCGACCTCCGCGACGGCGAGGTCCACTGGTACGGCGGCAACTTCAGCGCGTACGAACGGGCCCTGGCCGTCGAACAGGAGGCGGCCGAGCGGATGCTGCGGGTCGCCGAGGCCGACGTCCAGCGCCAGAAGCGCGAACTGGCCGACGCCCAGGTCAAGTTGGCGCGCCGGGTCCGCTACGGCAACAAGATGAACGCCCAGAAGCGCGAGCCGAAGATCGTCATGAACGAACGCAAGCGGGAGGCCCAGGTATCCGCGGGCAAGCACCGCATCATGCACACCGAACGCCTCAAGGAGGCCAGGGACCGGCTCGACGAGGCCACCGAGGCGGTCCGGGACGACGACGAGATCCGCATCGATCTGCCGCACACCGCCGTGCCGCCGGGCCGGACCGTGCTCACCCTGCACGACCTGCAAGCCCGTTACGGCGTCCATGCCGACCTGGAGGTGCGCGGCCCCGAACGGATCGCACTGACCGGCCACAACGGCTCCGGCAAGACCACCCTGCTGCGGACCGTCGCCGGTGCGATCCCGCCGGAGTCCGGTACGGCCGAGACCCATGTCCCCTACCGCTTCCTGCCCCAGCGGCTGGAGGTGCTCGACCCCGCGCTGACCGTCGCCGAGAACGTCGCCCGCTTCGCTCCGGACGCCACCAACAACCGTATCCGGGCCCGGCTCGCCCGCTTCCTGTTCAAGGGCGCCCGCGCCGACCAGCTAGCGGGCACGCTCTCCGGCGGGGAACGCTTCCGCGCCTCGCTCGCCGCGCTGATGCTGGCCGAGCCGGCCCCGCAGCTGCTGCTGCTCGACGAGCCGACGAACAACCTCGACCTCGCCTCGGTCCGCCGGCTGGTCACCGCCCTGGAGTCCTACGAGGGCGCGCTCCTCGTCGTCAGCCACGATCTGACGTTCCTCCGGGACCTCGGCATCACCCGCTGGCTGTCGACGGAAGACGGTGAACTCACCGACATCGCACCGCTGTAG
- a CDS encoding winged helix-turn-helix domain-containing protein, with the protein MDARSLRGLAHPLRMRILDLLALDGPDTATGLGRRLDENTGTVSWHLRHLADHGFIEEETGRGTRRERWWRAVRVARRLDTNDFRDDPDSRGALAVYLHETVHRDFGQVTTYLAEEWAAEWRDAGTLSRWQDLRLTPDQLAALNAELEAVVVRHREAAAREAAAGDGAAPGAEEARPVIVQLQSFPRKERDER; encoded by the coding sequence ATGGACGCCCGCAGTCTGCGCGGCCTGGCGCATCCCCTGCGGATGCGCATCCTGGACCTGCTGGCCCTCGACGGCCCGGACACCGCCACCGGACTCGGCCGCCGCCTCGATGAGAACACCGGCACGGTCAGCTGGCATCTGCGCCACCTCGCCGACCACGGCTTCATCGAGGAGGAGACCGGCCGAGGCACCCGCCGCGAGCGCTGGTGGCGGGCGGTGCGGGTGGCCCGCCGCCTCGACACCAACGACTTCCGCGACGACCCCGACAGCCGGGGCGCGCTGGCGGTCTATCTGCACGAAACCGTCCACCGGGACTTCGGCCAGGTGACCACCTACCTCGCCGAGGAGTGGGCCGCGGAGTGGCGTGACGCCGGGACGCTCTCGCGCTGGCAGGACCTGCGCCTGACTCCGGACCAACTGGCCGCACTGAACGCGGAGTTGGAGGCCGTGGTCGTCCGGCACCGGGAGGCGGCGGCGCGCGAGGCGGCGGCGGGGGACGGGGCGGCGCCGGGTGCCGAGGAGGCCCGGCCCGTGATCGTCCAGCTCCAGTCCTTCCCCCGCAAGGAACGGGACGAGCGATGA
- a CDS encoding response regulator transcription factor, which produces MHPATPPPTPPPVPAAGPPRRVLVVEDDPTVAEVVTGYLSRAGYTTAHAADGFAALDRAADFRPHLVVLDLMLPGIDGLEVCRRLRRGDGPAVPVVMLTARGEEADRILGLELGADDYVTKPFSPRELVLRIGSVLRRAEAAPPATAPAAVLRAGDLSADPGGRRADRAGRALSLTTREFDLLVFLMRHPGRVFSREELLHRVWGWEFGDLSTVTVHVRRLREKIEADPAAPRLVTTVWGAGYRFDPVEDEPPPEDGPLPGGELHP; this is translated from the coding sequence GTGCACCCCGCCACCCCGCCGCCCACACCCCCGCCCGTCCCCGCCGCCGGGCCGCCGCGCCGTGTCCTGGTGGTCGAGGACGATCCGACCGTCGCCGAGGTCGTCACCGGCTATCTCTCCCGCGCCGGCTACACCACGGCCCATGCCGCCGACGGTTTCGCCGCCCTCGACCGGGCCGCGGACTTCCGTCCGCATCTCGTCGTGCTCGATCTGATGCTGCCGGGCATCGACGGCCTGGAGGTGTGCCGCCGGCTGCGGCGCGGCGACGGCCCCGCGGTGCCGGTGGTGATGCTGACCGCGCGCGGCGAGGAGGCGGACCGCATCCTCGGTCTGGAGCTGGGCGCGGACGACTATGTGACCAAACCGTTCAGCCCGCGGGAGCTAGTGCTGCGGATCGGCTCGGTGCTGCGCCGTGCGGAGGCCGCGCCGCCGGCCACGGCGCCCGCCGCCGTCCTGCGGGCCGGGGATCTGTCCGCCGACCCCGGCGGCCGGCGGGCCGACCGGGCCGGGCGGGCGCTCTCGCTCACCACCCGCGAGTTCGATCTGCTGGTCTTCCTGATGCGCCACCCCGGGCGGGTCTTCTCCCGGGAGGAGCTGCTGCACCGGGTCTGGGGCTGGGAGTTCGGCGATCTGTCGACGGTGACCGTCCACGTACGGCGGCTGCGCGAGAAGATCGAGGCCGATCCGGCGGCGCCGCGGCTGGTGACGACGGTCTGGGGCGCCGGCTACCGCTTCGACCCCGTGGAGGACGAGCCGCCGCCGGAGGACGGCCCGCTGCCGGGAGGGGAACTGCACCCATGA
- a CDS encoding NUDIX domain-containing protein, whose translation MTAVEPKVSCVFVCHDGAGRVLLARRGAGARDEPGTWDCGAGALEFGESFETAVAREVQEEYGVRPLGIEQIGVRNVLRGDPVDSHWVAVVFAVRVAPDGVTIGEPHKFDALDWFAPDALPEPLHSQCGETLGLFTAGARGHGGR comes from the coding sequence ATGACAGCGGTGGAACCCAAGGTGTCCTGTGTCTTCGTGTGCCATGACGGCGCCGGGCGGGTGCTGCTGGCGCGGCGCGGCGCCGGGGCCCGGGACGAGCCGGGGACCTGGGACTGCGGCGCCGGGGCGCTGGAGTTCGGGGAGTCCTTCGAGACGGCCGTGGCCCGGGAGGTGCAGGAGGAGTACGGGGTGCGGCCGCTCGGCATCGAGCAGATCGGGGTGCGCAATGTGCTGCGCGGCGATCCGGTCGACTCGCACTGGGTCGCGGTGGTCTTCGCCGTACGGGTGGCCCCGGACGGGGTGACGATCGGTGAGCCGCACAAGTTCGACGCGCTCGACTGGTTCGCCCCGGACGCGCTGCCGGAGCCGCTGCATTCGCAGTGCGGGGAGACGCTGGGGCTGTTCACGGCGGGCGCCCGGGGGCACGGGGGGCGGTGA
- a CDS encoding cytochrome b/b6 domain-containing protein yields MPPRPDAPSAPVAERPRVPRFTRAEHRVHRATATLMAVCVLTAGCLYLPFLAELVGRRALMVTVHEWSGILLPVPLLLGLGSRALRTDLTRLNRYGPHDRQWLRAALRRRGGRPAGKFNAGQKLYAAWIAGAVLVMLGTGLLMWFTDLAPLVWRTGATFVHDWLALAVVLVIAGHVWKAFGDPESRRGLRTGSVDAQWARREHPLWEHEDNTR; encoded by the coding sequence ATGCCCCCACGACCTGACGCCCCCTCGGCACCCGTCGCCGAGCGCCCCCGCGTCCCCCGCTTCACCCGCGCGGAACACCGGGTGCACCGCGCCACCGCCACCCTGATGGCCGTCTGCGTCCTCACGGCGGGCTGTCTCTACCTCCCCTTCCTCGCCGAACTCGTCGGCCGCCGCGCCCTGATGGTCACCGTCCACGAGTGGTCCGGCATCCTGCTGCCCGTCCCCCTGCTGCTGGGCCTCGGCTCCCGCGCGCTGCGCACCGACCTCACCCGCCTCAACCGCTACGGCCCGCACGACCGCCAGTGGCTGCGCGCCGCACTCCGCCGCCGGGGCGGCCGGCCGGCCGGGAAATTCAACGCCGGCCAGAAGCTCTACGCCGCCTGGATCGCCGGCGCGGTTCTCGTGATGCTGGGCACCGGCCTGTTGATGTGGTTCACGGATCTCGCGCCCCTGGTCTGGCGGACCGGCGCCACCTTCGTCCACGACTGGCTCGCGCTCGCCGTGGTCCTGGTGATCGCTGGCCATGTCTGGAAGGCCTTCGGCGACCCCGAGTCCCGCCGCGGGCTGCGCACCGGGTCGGTCGATGCCCAATGGGCCCGCCGCGAGCACCCGTTGTGGGAGCACGAGGACAACACGCGGTAG
- a CDS encoding molybdopterin-dependent oxidoreductase, whose amino-acid sequence MTRDDRPDRAAGGGRDGQGTPVGRRVVLGMLAAGAAGVATAPLLQRAYDSALGAAAQKDPTGLSGLLPGGGGFRYYSVTGSVPEKDAHHYRLTVDGLVRHRAGYSLADLRRMPQTRLVRDVQCVTGWRVPGTPFEGVRLSALLDAAGVRPEARAVRFTCFDGAYSESLTLEQARRDDVLVALRMQDRPLAHAHGGPVRLYVAPMYFYKSAKWLSGITVTEQVEPGYWEDRGYDVDAWVGRSNGRDDAPTT is encoded by the coding sequence ATGACCAGGGACGACAGGCCGGACCGCGCGGCGGGCGGCGGCAGGGACGGGCAGGGCACCCCCGTGGGCCGTCGGGTGGTGCTCGGCATGCTCGCGGCCGGTGCCGCCGGAGTGGCCACGGCACCTCTCCTCCAGCGTGCCTACGACAGTGCCCTCGGCGCCGCCGCGCAGAAGGACCCCACCGGCCTGTCAGGGCTGCTCCCGGGCGGCGGCGGCTTCCGCTACTACTCGGTGACCGGATCCGTACCGGAGAAGGACGCCCACCACTACCGGCTGACGGTCGACGGCCTGGTGCGTCACCGCGCCGGCTACAGCCTCGCCGACCTGCGCCGGATGCCGCAGACCCGGCTCGTGCGCGATGTCCAGTGCGTCACCGGCTGGCGGGTGCCCGGCACCCCCTTCGAGGGGGTCCGCCTCTCGGCCCTGCTCGATGCCGCGGGGGTCCGCCCCGAGGCCCGGGCCGTCCGCTTCACCTGCTTCGACGGCGCCTACAGCGAGTCGCTCACCCTCGAACAGGCCCGCCGCGACGACGTCCTGGTCGCCCTGCGGATGCAGGACAGACCGCTCGCGCATGCGCACGGCGGCCCGGTGCGGCTCTATGTCGCGCCCATGTACTTCTACAAGTCGGCGAAGTGGCTCTCCGGGATCACCGTCACCGAACAGGTCGAGCCCGGATACTGGGAGGACCGTGGATATGACGTCGACGCCTGGGTCGGCCGGTCGAACGGACGCGACGATGCCCCCACGACCTGA
- a CDS encoding cytochrome P450 — translation MSLTESLPPQPGSAPERAIPGPAGLPVLGSMLDLRRDSLSTFLRAQREHGDVVRLEAGPPGLRSVFHAVFAPEGVQQILASRAANFRKDHPLYEEVRQAFGNGLLTSQDADYLRQRRLVQPLFTKRRVDGYASAVTTEAATLADRWRTAGSGTVDLVPEMNRLALRTVSRILFGLDAEAAVDAIHRCAPVINAYVVRRAYVPVKIPREWPTPGNQRARAATDELNALCDRIVADRRASRATTGGADGAGEDLLSLLAAAGNDEDGSLDTTEVREQVLIFLLAGHETTATSLAFTLHLLARHPEEQTRVRDELDRVLGDRTPTAADLDRLPYLTQALKESMRLYPAAPVISRRAVAAAEIGGCRIPAGADVVVAPWVTHRDPELWPDPERFDPRRFDPEPEAARHRYAWFPFGGGPRACIGQHFSMLESVLALAVLLRGYELDAVDEEVPVSAGITLQATGPARVRLRPRAGAGE, via the coding sequence ATGTCCCTGACCGAATCCCTTCCCCCTCAGCCCGGTTCCGCCCCGGAGCGCGCGATTCCGGGCCCGGCCGGCCTTCCCGTGCTCGGCTCGATGCTCGACCTCCGGCGCGACTCGCTCAGCACGTTCTTACGGGCCCAGCGGGAGCACGGCGATGTGGTCCGCCTGGAGGCCGGGCCGCCGGGCCTGCGCAGCGTCTTCCACGCGGTCTTCGCGCCCGAGGGCGTCCAGCAGATCCTCGCCTCCCGGGCCGCCAACTTCCGCAAGGATCACCCGCTTTACGAGGAGGTCCGGCAGGCCTTCGGCAACGGCCTGCTGACCAGCCAGGACGCCGACTACCTCAGACAGCGCCGGCTGGTGCAGCCGCTGTTCACCAAGCGCCGGGTCGACGGCTACGCCTCGGCGGTGACCACCGAGGCCGCCACGCTGGCCGACCGCTGGCGGACCGCGGGCAGCGGCACCGTTGATCTGGTCCCCGAGATGAACCGGCTGGCGCTGCGCACCGTCTCCCGGATCCTGTTCGGTCTGGACGCGGAGGCGGCGGTGGACGCCATCCACCGCTGCGCCCCGGTCATCAACGCGTATGTCGTCCGGCGCGCCTACGTCCCCGTGAAGATCCCCCGCGAGTGGCCCACCCCCGGGAACCAGCGGGCGCGGGCCGCCACCGATGAGCTGAACGCGCTGTGCGACCGCATCGTGGCGGACCGGCGGGCCTCGCGCGCCACCACCGGGGGCGCGGACGGCGCGGGCGAGGATCTGCTGTCCCTGCTCGCCGCTGCGGGCAATGACGAGGACGGCTCGCTGGACACGACCGAGGTCCGCGAACAGGTCCTGATCTTCCTGCTGGCCGGGCACGAGACCACCGCGACCTCCCTCGCCTTCACCCTCCACCTCCTCGCCCGGCACCCGGAGGAACAGACCCGGGTCCGCGACGAGCTCGACCGCGTCCTGGGCGACCGCACCCCCACGGCCGCCGACCTGGACCGACTGCCGTATCTGACACAGGCGCTCAAGGAATCGATGCGGCTGTATCCGGCGGCGCCGGTGATCAGCCGCCGGGCCGTGGCGGCCGCCGAGATCGGCGGATGCCGCATCCCGGCCGGTGCCGATGTGGTCGTCGCGCCCTGGGTCACCCACCGCGACCCGGAGCTGTGGCCGGACCCGGAGCGCTTTGACCCGCGGCGCTTCGACCCGGAGCCGGAGGCGGCGCGGCACCGCTACGCCTGGTTCCCGTTCGGCGGCGGGCCGCGCGCCTGCATCGGACAGCACTTCTCGATGCTGGAGTCCGTGCTGGCGCTGGCCGTGCTGCTGCGCGGGTACGAACTCGACGCCGTGGACGAGGAGGTGCCGGTCTCGGCCGGAATCACCCTCCAGGCGACCGGTCCGGCGCGGGTGCGTCTGCGGCCGCGCGCCGGGGCGGGGGAGTAG
- a CDS encoding sensor histidine kinase encodes MTDFLVIVALAALGAALAGLLAAPAVRVLRRRSVALSLFAVAALAVAAMAAGTVAVAQAMFLSGHDLGVVMAVVAVSGVVSLAAALLFGRRIAAGSRELARSARTVGSEGGFVAPAEPPTAELAALSRALEETSGQLAEARERERALDASRRELIAGISHDLRTPLAGLRAMAEALEDGVAEDTARYHARMRIEVDRLAAMVDDLFELSRIQAGALALTLSRVSVYDLVGEALAGAGPLARASGVRLVDGGVVPLPVRVDAQQITRVLGNLLVNAIRATPADGTVAVSARHEEGRVVLAVEDGCGGIPPEDLPRVFDTGWRGGAARTPRADGMGGAGLGLAIVRGIVAAHEGRATVRNTGAGCRFEVELPAAEAPAAPPAA; translated from the coding sequence ATGACGGACTTCCTGGTCATCGTGGCGCTGGCGGCGCTCGGCGCGGCACTGGCCGGGCTGCTCGCCGCGCCCGCGGTACGGGTGTTGCGGCGGCGCTCGGTCGCGCTGTCGCTGTTCGCGGTGGCGGCGCTGGCGGTGGCCGCGATGGCGGCGGGCACGGTGGCGGTCGCCCAGGCGATGTTCCTGTCGGGGCACGACCTGGGCGTGGTGATGGCCGTGGTGGCCGTCTCCGGGGTGGTGTCGCTGGCGGCGGCGCTGCTCTTCGGGCGGCGGATCGCGGCGGGCAGCCGGGAGCTGGCGCGCTCAGCCCGTACGGTCGGCAGCGAGGGCGGCTTCGTGGCGCCCGCCGAACCGCCGACGGCCGAACTGGCCGCGCTGTCACGGGCGTTGGAGGAGACCAGCGGGCAGCTGGCCGAGGCGCGGGAGCGGGAACGGGCGCTGGATGCCTCCCGGCGCGAGCTGATCGCCGGGATCTCGCACGATCTGCGCACTCCGCTCGCCGGGCTGCGGGCGATGGCCGAGGCGCTGGAGGACGGGGTCGCCGAGGACACCGCGCGCTATCACGCACGGATGCGGATCGAGGTGGACCGGCTGGCCGCGATGGTCGATGACCTCTTCGAACTGTCCCGTATCCAGGCCGGGGCGCTGGCCCTGACGCTGTCGCGGGTGTCGGTCTACGACCTGGTCGGCGAGGCGCTGGCCGGGGCCGGGCCGCTGGCGCGGGCGAGCGGGGTGCGGCTGGTGGACGGCGGGGTGGTCCCGCTGCCGGTGCGGGTGGACGCCCAGCAGATCACCCGGGTCCTGGGCAATCTGCTGGTCAACGCGATCCGCGCGACGCCCGCCGACGGCACCGTCGCGGTCAGCGCCCGGCACGAGGAGGGCCGGGTGGTGCTCGCGGTCGAGGACGGCTGCGGCGGCATCCCGCCGGAGGATCTGCCGCGGGTCTTCGACACCGGCTGGCGCGGCGGTGCGGCCCGCACCCCGCGGGCGGACGGTATGGGCGGCGCCGGGCTGGGCCTGGCGATCGTCCGCGGGATCGTGGCGGCCCATGAGGGCCGGGCGACGGTACGGAACACCGGGGCGGGCTGCCGCTTCGAGGTCGAACTGCCGGCGGCGGAGGCACCGGCGGCGCCGCCCGCGGCATGA
- a CDS encoding MFS transporter has protein sequence MSQLLRRHRDFRLLWCGETAGKFGAAVSTVAMPLVAVSTLHATTFEVALISACGWLPWLLIGLPVGVWVDRLCRRPLMLAAAGTSMVLFAAVPVLARAGGLTLGLLIAVALLTGGSAVLFQTAYSAYLPTLLARADQAEGNAKLHGSASAAQIAGQGAGGLIAQLAGAVNGLFAHAATFLVALLCLLGIRYREPRPAGREGAPRSLTGEVAEGLRLVAGDPWFRTLTLFGAASNLALMGYQSLTAVFLVREVGLPPGAVGGLLAMASTGGIAGAFVVRRTAGRLGTARAILLFELGVPSAALLIPLTAPGAGALLYVAGSFGVSAGVVAGTILKVSFQQSYCPPPLLGRLVASSAFLNYGTLPLGALLGGALGSALGVRTAMWIMTAGVPLAALILFFSPVRTVRDLPVRPAEQESGGPGPGAAERNGAPAHR, from the coding sequence ATGAGCCAACTGCTGCGCCGCCACCGTGACTTCCGGCTGCTGTGGTGCGGGGAGACGGCGGGCAAATTCGGAGCGGCGGTCAGCACGGTGGCGATGCCGCTGGTGGCCGTCTCCACCCTGCACGCCACCACCTTCGAGGTCGCCCTGATCAGCGCCTGCGGCTGGCTGCCCTGGCTGCTGATCGGCCTCCCGGTCGGGGTCTGGGTGGACCGTCTGTGCCGCCGCCCGCTGATGCTGGCCGCCGCGGGGACCTCGATGGTGCTCTTCGCCGCCGTACCGGTCCTGGCCCGGGCCGGCGGGCTCACGCTCGGTCTGCTGATCGCCGTGGCCCTGCTGACCGGTGGCTCGGCGGTGCTGTTCCAGACCGCGTACAGCGCCTACCTCCCCACCCTGCTCGCCCGGGCGGACCAGGCCGAGGGCAACGCCAAGCTGCACGGCAGCGCCTCCGCGGCCCAGATCGCCGGGCAGGGGGCGGGCGGCCTCATCGCCCAACTCGCGGGCGCCGTCAACGGGTTGTTCGCCCATGCCGCCACCTTCCTCGTCGCGCTGCTGTGCCTGCTCGGCATCCGGTACCGCGAACCCCGCCCGGCGGGCCGGGAGGGCGCACCGAGGTCGCTGACCGGGGAGGTCGCCGAGGGGCTGCGGCTGGTCGCCGGTGACCCGTGGTTCCGTACGCTCACGCTCTTCGGCGCCGCCTCCAACCTCGCGCTGATGGGATACCAGTCCCTCACAGCGGTCTTCCTGGTCCGCGAGGTCGGGCTGCCGCCCGGCGCGGTCGGCGGGCTGCTGGCGATGGCGAGCACGGGCGGTATCGCGGGCGCCTTCGTGGTGCGCCGCACCGCCGGCCGGCTCGGCACCGCCCGCGCCATACTGCTGTTTGAACTCGGTGTCCCCAGCGCGGCGCTGCTCATCCCGCTCACCGCCCCGGGCGCCGGGGCGCTGCTCTACGTGGCGGGCAGTTTCGGCGTCAGCGCGGGAGTGGTGGCCGGAACCATCCTCAAGGTGAGCTTCCAGCAGAGCTACTGCCCGCCGCCGCTGCTCGGCCGGCTGGTCGCCAGCAGCGCGTTCCTCAACTACGGCACCCTGCCGCTGGGCGCGCTGCTCGGCGGCGCGCTCGGCTCCGCCCTCGGCGTCCGCACCGCGATGTGGATCATGACGGCCGGGGTGCCGCTGGCCGCCCTGATCCTCTTCTTCTCGCCGGTCCGGACGGTCCGCGACCTGCCGGTGCGCCCGGCCGAGCAGGAGTCCGGCGGGCCCGGCCCCGGGGCGGCGGAGCGGAACGGGGCGCCGGCGCACCGCTGA
- a CDS encoding HAD family hydrolase, with the protein MLIFDADDTLWENNVIFERVIDEFLEWMTHPELDRAGVRAVLDGIEAANALTLGYGSKVFLHSLGECVARLRGRAATAEESARIAGWAAAFAGDRVELIPGVAETLAELARRHELLLLTKGDTEEQQRKVTASGLTRHFREVHIVAEKNAATYEELVRAYDLVPGSTWMIGNSPKSDILPARSAGLNAVFIPHDHTWVLEHDELDPADEKVLRLPAFGELLHHF; encoded by the coding sequence ATGCTGATCTTCGATGCGGATGACACGTTGTGGGAGAACAACGTGATCTTCGAGCGGGTGATCGACGAGTTCCTGGAGTGGATGACCCACCCCGAGCTCGACCGGGCAGGGGTGCGGGCCGTGCTCGACGGGATCGAGGCGGCGAACGCGCTGACGCTCGGATACGGCAGCAAGGTCTTTCTGCACAGCCTCGGGGAGTGTGTGGCGCGGCTGCGCGGACGGGCCGCGACGGCCGAGGAGTCGGCGCGGATCGCCGGGTGGGCCGCGGCCTTCGCCGGGGACCGGGTGGAGCTGATCCCCGGGGTGGCCGAGACCCTGGCCGAGCTGGCGCGGCGGCACGAGTTGCTGCTGCTGACCAAGGGCGACACCGAGGAGCAGCAGCGGAAGGTGACGGCCTCCGGGCTGACCCGGCACTTCCGGGAGGTGCACATCGTGGCGGAGAAGAATGCCGCCACCTATGAGGAGCTGGTGCGCGCCTACGACCTGGTGCCCGGCTCGACCTGGATGATCGGGAACTCCCCGAAGTCGGACATCCTGCCGGCCCGTTCGGCGGGCCTGAACGCGGTGTTCATCCCCCATGACCACACCTGGGTCCTGGAGCACGATGAGCTCGACCCGGCCGACGAGAAGGTGCTGCGGCTGCCGGCGTTCGGCGAGCTGCTGCACCACTTCTGA
- a CDS encoding Bax inhibitor-1/YccA family membrane protein, with protein MPTTSNPAIRNLLTLDGAVSPAGPVRPGEASPAAVADRPITLDDIVVKTLVVFAVLVASAFLTVFLDVGYLALPALFAALGLGIFLALRPRPGAALALLYAAVEGIVLGEATQLFDALHPGIGTQAVLGTGCVFAGMLAAYRTRKVRISAKVTRWAVGAALGLLVLLVAELVAWWGFGADLGLRDGGVLAFGVSVLMVAAASFFLLLDFEAANRLLRSGASHRWAWYVAFGLTMTLVWLYLELLRLLSYLRWW; from the coding sequence GTGCCCACGACGAGCAACCCTGCGATCCGTAATCTGCTGACGCTGGACGGTGCGGTGTCACCGGCCGGTCCGGTCAGGCCGGGCGAGGCGTCCCCGGCGGCCGTCGCGGACCGTCCGATCACGCTCGACGACATCGTCGTCAAAACCCTGGTGGTGTTCGCCGTCCTGGTGGCGAGCGCCTTCCTCACCGTCTTCCTGGACGTCGGGTACCTCGCCCTGCCCGCCCTGTTCGCCGCGCTGGGCCTCGGGATCTTCCTCGCCCTCCGGCCCCGGCCCGGTGCCGCACTTGCCCTGCTGTACGCGGCGGTCGAGGGGATCGTGCTCGGTGAGGCGACACAGCTCTTCGACGCGCTGCATCCGGGGATCGGGACCCAGGCCGTCCTCGGCACCGGGTGCGTCTTCGCCGGCATGCTGGCGGCGTATCGCACACGGAAGGTGCGGATCAGTGCGAAGGTGACGCGCTGGGCGGTCGGGGCGGCGCTCGGGCTGCTGGTGCTGCTCGTGGCGGAGCTGGTCGCATGGTGGGGGTTCGGCGCGGACCTGGGGCTGCGGGACGGCGGTGTCCTGGCCTTCGGGGTGAGTGTGCTGATGGTCGCCGCCGCGTCCTTCTTCCTTCTGCTGGACTTCGAGGCCGCCAACCGCCTGCTGCGGTCCGGCGCCTCCCACCGGTGGGCCTGGTATGTCGCGTTCGGGCTGACGATGACCCTGGTCTGGCTCTACTTGGAGCTGCTGCGGCTGCTGTCGTACCTCCGGTGGTGGTGA